Proteins encoded by one window of Astatotilapia calliptera chromosome 13, fAstCal1.2, whole genome shotgun sequence:
- the ptpn20 gene encoding tyrosine-protein phosphatase non-receptor type 13 isoform X2, which produces MSSTFVTLAEVLEARGGPLLEEEVWSLLLGTAESLVDVSYKGQNNMCSIISPTSLLLSATGTLAFKNCGLSDEVSTFAAPEMLQGRASSTKPATERMLVYSLGMTLYWSVDFHLPQNQPVQLSDHLNSLLLSMCEDLSHRRVNLNSILEACESQLKASILLPPAKVIRQLVEEVFHESMDQTSLPDSNVPLSGRSLMIRERLHGKRGPFSDFSEGSAEGRRYSTDSDSKSGSLPQRPWRQRPRSSPTSLYQSSLERIPRGVRHRDSNCSWLGRSPHHDISPKTSGRSHSPSITFSDSSLSLSQRKSKALGPEFVRMPDEQQIVLELPGSIVSRKGRSCSSQREVTVVMPNGQYVVVRCDIKSRARDVFDMVVAHANLVEHFYFGLAFLDDDEYFFLEHETKISKVAPDSWKKGQISSFLVFLRVKFFVDDISFILHKLTRHQYYLQLRKDILEDRLYCNEETGLFLAALALQAEFGDYMSELYGKNYYQPEHYVSKRMLEKLALPSVKEELPRLHASHAQMLPEEAEMEYLKIAQQLPEYGVMFHRVGREKRSVVGELVLGVCAKGIIVYEMKNHVRTVTRRFLWRETDSISTGRRKLIIECGGPSGKKHGFVTESSKIAQYLLNLCSAQHKFHSEMTSRQLNHTLIPDENMEKYISAYRGRNLNLRRISCSEGMLNHVGLAPGQPDSLSKSCDDLTAKLEARLRQQREMRREMSRELNKDLPETGDLRDVKERQCWSTPELLPRMMSSMSLQKQDSDASSSIRVDTPTRTPPEREIVCVTLKKDPKLGFGFVIVGEDNTGKLDLGIFIASIVPDGPAEKDGRIKPGGRLISLNKTSLEGVTFSDAAAILQSSPDEVELIVSQPKQSLKDRQSSLSQSTLGLALERNFGSQTTLSSTEYRPGVEELEDVITLSSMATPKHNRKLHIPVVRIHDAQDIYSRSPSILSLKTGERFVVELKKSSGSLGISVAGGINTNVHDGGIYIKSLVPGGAAEQDGRIQIGDRLLEVDRSNLRGVTHHQAVEFLKRTGEVVSLLLEREPTVILEPRPDSPCPTLVHSASHTQPLRTEVSMETTLSGRAKDYSFVTDENTREVVLRKSLSGLGFSFYISQLHSGPDRSSVVRIKRLFPGQPAQESGLLREGDIILTVNKEPLKNLPYQRVLLLLRGAPSEVHLLICRPGPGALNDGDNNSLTLTSLRDARSRSLDIRLGEDYSELLKKPSNQEEEPTSKTEKNSELPAASQLPESQEDLKAEVQTQQTPPSSPRSPPSPTSPTSPPSPVSPASPASPTSPGSGSPPAPTEAQLAAGKLEQQKEAEAEKKSKDVEEEDATTSSSTVMLIDVCPKTGSNSVYTSGVREEADGSVTYCLMGNGLTIMADEEYLTISSTLEPPHMLPTASTQTANFSSQTSSSLQYPHPNPTTLALNLLSDTPTTCSLAHPSQPLTTQPPKTKHHPIQQGLLPSHYKAMSKISRPMVPPPQPPPLTPITAQIISVAPCPSPPPPVLPPTLLPPAAPIQFREEPEKKEKEYKDYDDDEYDEEEEESRRKGLVKEFELSVVLTKSRSGSFGFTITRSKLDNCYYIQEILDNPAKADGRLRAGDRLVTVNGHDVTSVADDVAMTILRSSPRRLSMTIGRAVSNLVAPPSCDSLPDIVLHKTPSGQLGIKLTGGIGSKWQGIYCLEVVPGSPASEEGSVQPNDKILYICGRCTLGMTLEDAVKACEIAPRKVKLKVIREEQPVTPRGKWNGLFDWKKDRKSFARFEEPVSPEKDSPTEDAEAVYQTAGQFRCLSLGQEQDNCIMQVEFTKPEGGGLGFALVGGTNGSMLRVREICSGGVAEQDGRLRVGDILLEVNGVIVSGLSHSKVVEILRKAEGTVQLTICRDVLPLTYSESPTPPNMSAQTEAILAEQPALVSNPDNCSSPDLMLNRPVDRPPEATSDPVVNEADVVLTSPPPSPHLLTVVTDETTGKQESCNSTPSHQACCPSLNVTDMLHGASDRKQIVSKLLDHSCKDIRKPQSDGWSSEDDDDDVFSTKGPPIVSEEELASLALITPAKTSQYSGSRVKALIQILQHQLDQQELVKEFMALEHLKPSDNCLVGKAPENRDKNRYRDILPYDKTRVVVGENQDYINASYIRMQVGDEEFFYISCQGPLPSTVQTFWQMIWENKSDVVSMMTQEVERGRIKCHKYWPEKLGVPLDVGRYQLHLENQQYLEYFHIKIIRMVESETAETHFVRHLKFTHWPDHGVPHSSEQLVRFIRYLRAVHHKGPVTVHCSAGIGRTGVLICTDIILSLIENDLPINVSNIVKEMRLQRHGMIQTKEQYLFCYKVWLEVLQGILQLHGSQWQPEDPRDHKVV; this is translated from the exons ATGAGCAGCACGTTTGTTACATTAGCTGAAGTACTGGAGGCACGAGGGGGACCTCTGCTGGAGGAGGAGGTCTGGTCCTTGCTGCTGGGCACTGCAGAGTCTTTAGTGGATGTCTCTTATAAGG gtCAAAACAATATGTGCAGTATCATAAGCCCCACCTCCTTGCTGCTGTCAGCCACTGGTACCTTAGCATTTAAGAACTGTGGCCTATCAGATGAGGTTTCCACATTCGCCGCTCCGGAGATGCTGCAGGGCCGTGCCAGCTCAACCAAACCTGCCACAGAGAGG ATGCTGGTGTATTCACTGGGTATGACTCTCTACTGGTCAGTTGATTTTCACCTACCTCAAAATCAG CCGGTTCAGTTGAGTGACCATCTAAACAGCCTCCTCCTCAGCATGTGTGAGGACCTGTCTCACCGCCGGGTAAACCTCAACTCCATCCTGGAAGCCTGCGAATCCCAGCTCAAAGCCTCCATCCTGCTGCCCCCCGCCAAAGTCATCAGGCAGCTGGTGGAGGAGGTTTTTCATGAATCA ATGGACCAGACATCTCTGCCAGACAGCAATGTCCCTCTGAGCGGCAGAAGTCTGATGATCAGAGAAAGACTTCATG GAAAGAGAGGGCCATTTTCAGACTTCAGCGAAGGAAGTGCTGAAGGTAGAAGATATTCAACGGACTCTGACTCAAAGTCAG GGAGTTTACCTCAAAGACCATGGAGACAAAGACCGAGAAGCTCTCCCACATCGTTGTACCAATCTTCTTTAGAAAG AATCCCTCGTGGGGTTCGTCACAGGGACAGCAATTGCAGTTGGCTCGGTAGGAGTCCCCATCACGACATCTCTCCGAAGACATCAGGCAGATCTCACAGTCCTTCCATCACATTCAGCGACTCCTCGCTTAGTCTGAGCCAGAGAAAATCTAAG gCATTGGGTCCCGAGTTCGTCAGAATGCCAGATGAGCAACAAATTGTTCTTGAGCTTCCAGGATCTATTGTG TCCAGAAAGGGCCGTTCATGTTCGTCTCAGAGAGAAGTGACTGTTGTGATGCCTAATGGACAGTACGTGGTGGTTCGCTGTGATATTAAGTCCAGAGCAAGAGATGTGTTTGACATGGTGGTCGCGCACGCAAACTTGGTGGAACACTTTTACTTTGGTCTTGCCTTCCTAGATG ATGATGAATATTTCTTTTTGGAACATGAAACAAAAATCTCCAAAGTTGCCCCTGACAGTTGGAAAAAAGGGCAGATATCATCCTTTTTGGTGTTTCTTCGAGTCAAATTTTTTGTTGATGATATCTCCTTCATTCT GCACAAACTGACTCGTCACCAGTACTACTTACAGCTGCGTAAGGATATCTTGGAGGACAGGCTTTACTGTAATGAGGAGACAGGCTTATTCCTGGCTGCTCTTGCGCTGCAGGCTGAGTTTGGTGATTACATGTCAGAG TTATATGGCAAGAACTATTACCAACCAGAGCACTATGTGTCCAAGAGGATGCTTGAGAAGCTTGCCCTGCCCAGCGTCAAGGAAGAGTTGCCAAGACTACATGCAAGTCATGCACAGATGCTGCCAGAAGAGGCAGAAATGGAGTACCTAAAG ATTGCACAGCAGCTACCAGAGTATGGAGTTATGTTCCACCGTGTGGGGCGAGAGAAAAGGTCGGTGGTTGGAGAGTTGGTCTTGGGAGTCTGTGCCAAAGGAATCATCGTGTACGAGATGAAGAACCACGTCCGGACTGTTACCAGACGCTTCCTCTGGAGGGAAACTGACTCCATATCCACTGGG CGGCGTAAACTGATTATAGAGTGTGGTGGCCCCAGTGGGAAAAAGCATGGTTTTGTAACGGAAAGCTCAAAAATAGCACAATACCTCCTGAACCTTTGCTCGGCACAGCACAAGTTTCACAGCGAGATGACGTCACGACAGCTAAACCACACCTTAATCCCAG ATGAAAACATGGAAAAGTACATATCCGCCTACAGAGGTCGTAACCTGAACTTAAGGCGGATATCCTGCTCAGAGGGCATGTTGAACCATGTAGGATTGGCGCCCGGTCAACCAGACTCCCTGTCCAAGTCCTGTGACGACCTGACTGCCAAATTGGAGGCTCGGCTCcgccaacagagagagatgaGGAGAGAGATGAGTAGAGAGCTGAACAAGGATCTGCCCGAAACGGGAGACCTCAGGGATGTAAAAGAGCGACAGTGTTGGAG TACGCCAGAGCTTCTTCCCAGGATGATGTCCAGTATGTCACTACAGAAGCAGGACTCTGATGCCTCATCCTCCATTCGAG TTGATACACCAACCCGGACCCcaccagagagagagatagtCTGCGTGACCCTGAAGAAAGATCCCAAACTGGGCTTTG GCTTTGTGATAGTGGGAGAGGACAATACAGGCAAACTTGACCTTGGGATCTTCATTGCTTCCATTGTGCCTGATGGCCCTGCAGAGAAAGATGGACGAATTAAACCAG GTGGACGTCTCATCTCACTAAATAAGACTAGTTTGGAAGGAGTGACATTCAGTGATGCTGCTGCCATCTTACAGAGCAGCCCCGATGAGGTGGAGCTCATTGTGTCCCAGCCTAAGC AGTCACTGAAGGACAGACAAAGTTCTTTGAGTCAGAGTACTCTTGGATTAGCGTTGGAGAGGAACTTTGGGTCACAGACTACCCTGAGTAGCACAGAGTACCGTCCCGGAGTGGAGGAACTCGAGGATGTCATCACATTGTCCAGCATGgcaactccaaaacacaacaggaaGCTTCACATTCCTGTGGTGCGAATACACGATGCCCAG GACATTTACTCTCGGTCGCCCTCTATCTTGAGCCTTAAAACAGGCGAGCGGTTTGTAGTGGAGCTGAAGAAAAGCAGTGGAAGCCTTGGCATCAGTGTTGCT GGAGGAATTAACACTAATGTGCATGATGGAGGCATTTACATCAAGAGTCTGGTGCCTGGAGGTGCTGCTGAGCAGGATGGTCGCATTCAAATTG GTGACAGACTGCTGGAGGTTGACAGGTCCAACCTGAGGGGCGTGACTCACCATCAAGCTGTCGAGTTCCTGAAGAGGACTGGGGAG GTGGTGAGCCTGCTGCTCGAGAGGGAGCCCACAGTAATTCTGGAGCCTAGACCTGACTCGCCCTGCCCTACCTTGGTCCACAGtgcatcacacacacagccccTCAGGACTGAAGTCTCCATGGAAACGACCTTGAGTGGTCGAGCCAAGGACTACAGCTTTGTAACGGATG AAAACACACGTGAGGTGGTGCTGAGGAAGAGCTTGTCTGGCCTCGGCTTCAGCTTTTATATCTCCCAGCTGCACTCAGGACCAGACCGCAGCAGCGTGGTCCGCATCAAACGTCTGTTCCCAGGTCAGCCAGCGCAGGAAAGTGGCCTGCTGCGGGAAGGAGACATCATCCTGACTGTCAACAAAGAGCCTCTCAAGAATCTTCCCTATCAG AGGGTTTTGCTTTTGCTACGTGGTGCTCCTTCTGAGGTTCATCTGCTGATCTGCCGACCTGGACCAGGAGCACTGAATGATGGAGATAATAACTCACTG ACTCTTACATCCCTCCGTGATGCTCGATCGCGGTCTCTGGACATCAGGTTGGGGGAGGACTACAGCGAGCTCCTCAAAAAGCCCTCCAACCAGGAGGAGGAGCCGACcagcaaaacagagaaaaactcagaACTTCCTGCAGCTTCACAACTCCCAGAGAGCCAGGAGGATCTCAAGGCAGAAGTGCAGACACAACAGACTCCACCATCTTCCCCTCGCTCACCTCCTTCACCAACATCACCTacatctcctccttcaccagTCTCGCCAGCATCACCTGCCTCACCTACCTCGCCTGGCTCTGGGTCTCCACCTGCTCCAACAGAGGCCCAACTAGCTGCTGGGAAGCTCGAGCAACAAaaggaagcagaagcagaaaagaagagcaaagatgtggaggaggaggacgcaACAACCTCAAGCTCTACTGTGATGCTTATTGATGTCTGTCCTAAGACTGGCTCCAACTCTGTGTATACCAG TGGAGTCAGAGAGGAGGCAGATGGAAGTGTCACCTATTGCCTCATGGGAAATGGACTCACTATCATGGCAGATGAAGAGTACCTGACCATCAGCTCCACACTGGAGCCTCCTCACATGCTTCCCACCGCTAGCACTCAAACAGCCAACTTTAGCTCTCAAACATCAAGTAGCTTGCAGTATCCACACCCCAACCCCACCACCTTGGCCCTCAACCTCTTATCTGACACCCCCACCACTTGTTCCCTGGCACATCCCTCCCAGCCACTCACAACACAGCCCCCTAAAACCAAGCACCACCCAATCCAGCAGGGGCTTCTTCCAAGTCACTACAAAGCCATGTCCAAGATCAGCCGCCCCATGGTGCCCCCACCTCAACCTCCACCACTGACCCCTATCACAGCTCAGATTATCTCTGTGGCTCCCTGTCCTAGTCCACCTCCCCCAGTGCTGCCCCCCACACTGCTGCCCCCGGCTGCTCCGATCCAATTTAGAGAAGaaccagaaaagaaagaaaaggaatacAAAGATTATGATGATGACGAATatgatgaggaagaggaagagagtcGAAGAAAG GGATTGGTTAAAGAATTTGAGCTGTCAGTGGTTCTGACTAAGTCCAGAAGTGGAAGCTTTGGGTTCACCATCACTCGAAGCAAACTAGACAACTGCTACTACATACAGGAAATATTGGACAATCCAGCCAAGGCAGATGGACGACTCAGGGCAGGAGACAGGCTCGTCACA GTAAATGGCCACGATGTTACCAGTGTGGCAGATGACGTTGCCATGACTATTCTCAGGTCATCTCCAAGGAGACTGAGTATGACAATAGGGAGAGCAGTGAGCAACCTGGTGGCTCCACCCTCTTGTGACAGCCTGCCTGATATTGTCCTACACAAGACACCTTCAGGACAGCTGG GAATAAAGCTGACAGGTGGCATTGGTAGTAAATGGCAGGGCATCTACTGTCTGGAGGTGGTGCCAGGTTCCCCTGCCAGCGAGGAGGGTAGTGTCCAACCCAATGACAAGATCCTGTACATCTGTGGAAGGTGCACGCTGGGAATGACACTAGAGGATGCAGTCAAAGCTTGTGAGATCGCTCCACGTAAAGTGAAACTAAAAGTCATCAG AGAAGAGCAGCCAGTGACCCCCAGGGGTAAGTGGAACG GTCTGTTTGACTGGAAAAAGGACAGGAAGTCCTTTGCTCGTTTTGAAGAGCCAGTATCCCCAGAGAAAGACTCTCCTACTGAAGATg ctgaaGCTGTGTATCAGACTGCTGGACAATTCAGATGTCTCTCTCTCGGCCAAGAACAGGAT AATTGCATCATGCAAGTGGAGTTCACTAAACCAGAAGGAGGAGGTCTCGGTTTTGCATTGGTCGGGGGAACAAATGGCAGCATGCTCAGGGTGAGAGAAATTTGCTCAGGTGGAGTAGCTGAGCAGGACGGTCGCCTGAGAGTGGGAGATATTCTGTTAGAG GTGAATGGTGTGATTGTGTCTGGACTGAGCCACAGTAAGGTGGTGGAAATCCTGCGCAAAGCTGAAGGGACTGTGCAGCTCACCATCTGCAGAGACGTCCTGCCCCTGACCTACTCCGAGTCACCTACACCGCCCAACATGTCAGCTCAAACTGAAGCTATTTTAGCTGAGCAGCCTGCTCTTGTGTCCAACCCTGATAATTGCTCTTCACCTGACCTCATGCTGAACAGGCCAGTGGACCGTCCCCCTG aggcAACGTCAGACCCTGTGGTTAATGAAGCAGATGTTGTTCTAACATCGCCCCCTCCCTCACCTCACCTACTGACAGTTGTAACCGATGAGACTACAGGTAAACAG GAGAGCTGTAACAGCACCCCTTCTCATCAAGCTTGCTGCCCATCCCTCAATGTCACTGACATGTTGCATGGAGCTTCTGACAG GAAACAAATTGTGAGCAAACTTTTGGACCACTCCTGCAAAGACATCCGGAAACCCCAGTCAGACGGCTGGAGCAGTGAAGATGATGACGACGATGTATTCAGCACCAAAG GCCCTCCCATAGTATCAGAGGAGGAACTGGCCAGTCTAGCTCTTATTACCCCTGCAAAGACCAGCCAGTACTCAGGCTCCAGAGTCAAAGCTCTCATCCAGATTCTCCAGCATCAACTGGACCAGCAGGAACTGGTCAAAGAGTTCATG GCTCTGGAGCATCTGAAGCCTTCTGACAACTGCCTAGTGGGAAAAGCTCCTGAGAACAGAGACAAGAACCGCTACAGAGACATCCTACCCT ACGACAAAACTCGTGTTGTGGTTGGAGAGAATCAGGACTATATCAATGCCAGCTACATCCGCATGCAAGTTGGCGATGAAGAGTTCTTCTACATCTCCTGTCAGGGCCCTTTACCTTCTACTGTGCAAACCTTCTGGCAGATGATCTGGGAAAATAAATCCGATGTCGTTTCCATGATGACCCAGGAAGTAGAGCGGGGAAGGATTAAATGTCACAAATACTGGCCAGAGAAGCTGGGTGTGCCTTTGGATGTAGGCAGGTACCAGCTTCACCTCGAGAACCAACAGTACCTGGAATACTTCCACATCAAGATCATCCGTATGGTGGAGAGTGAG ACTGCCGAAACACATTTTGTTCGACACCTGAAGT